A part of Microbacterium atlanticum genomic DNA contains:
- a CDS encoding ABC transporter ATP-binding protein produces the protein MTATVIGTSGEDRSDYTRAESKAIRRRSLRLLGSLITPVRGQLILAAVVLVVSTALRVAGPWLIGIGINNALPAVIERNDWMPTIVVVAVYLVAAIGGAALIGWYVVVAARLTQAVMLDLRKRIFLHTQRLSLEFHESYTSGRIISRQTSDLDTIRELLDGGLNELVSGILYGAFTLVALYLVDWQSGLILTVMGIPLFLLMRWFYTRSQRVYRESRVISAGVIVKFVETMTGIRAVKAFRKEARNDEEFGAQAMTYRDINIRSIRLFGTFEPGLMAVASVSLALVVAWGGIRVAGGVLEIGFLLSAVLYVRNFFSPLQEVAFFLNSYQSATAALEKVSGVLEEQPTVPDPKNPVDLWEAKGHIRFDDVVFGYARDRVILPDFSLDIPAGQTIALVGTTGAGKSTLAKLVSRFYDPTEGAVTLDGVDLRNMHPKDLRRAIVMVTQEAYLFSGTVADNIALGKPDATLDEIRAAARAVGADAFIERLPDGYDTDVNKRGGRVSAGQRQLISFARAFLADPAVLILDEATASLDIPSERQIQDALQTLLADRTAIIIAHRLSTVAIADRVLVMEHGRIIEDDTPEALIGGDGKFAQLHAAWRESLV, from the coding sequence GTGACCGCCACGGTGATCGGAACGAGCGGGGAGGACCGCTCCGACTACACGCGCGCCGAGAGCAAGGCGATCCGGCGGCGCTCGCTGCGCCTGCTGGGCTCGCTCATCACGCCGGTGCGTGGCCAGCTGATCCTGGCCGCCGTCGTCCTCGTCGTCTCGACGGCGCTGCGCGTGGCCGGCCCCTGGCTCATCGGCATCGGCATCAACAACGCGCTGCCGGCTGTCATCGAGCGCAACGACTGGATGCCGACGATCGTGGTCGTCGCCGTCTACCTCGTCGCCGCGATCGGCGGCGCCGCCCTCATCGGCTGGTACGTCGTGGTCGCCGCGCGCCTGACCCAGGCGGTGATGCTGGACCTGCGCAAGCGCATCTTCCTGCACACGCAGCGGCTGAGCCTGGAGTTCCACGAGTCGTACACCTCGGGCCGGATCATCTCGCGGCAGACGAGCGACCTCGACACCATCCGCGAGCTGCTCGACGGCGGCCTGAACGAGCTGGTGTCGGGCATCCTGTACGGCGCGTTCACGCTCGTGGCGCTGTATCTCGTCGACTGGCAGTCGGGGCTGATCCTCACCGTCATGGGGATCCCGCTGTTCCTGCTGATGCGCTGGTTCTACACGCGCTCGCAGCGGGTGTACCGCGAGTCGCGCGTCATCAGCGCCGGGGTCATCGTGAAGTTCGTCGAGACGATGACCGGCATCCGCGCCGTCAAGGCCTTCCGCAAGGAGGCCCGCAACGACGAGGAGTTCGGCGCTCAGGCGATGACCTACCGCGACATCAACATCCGCTCGATCCGCCTCTTCGGCACGTTCGAGCCGGGACTCATGGCCGTGGCATCCGTGTCCCTCGCGCTCGTCGTCGCGTGGGGCGGCATCCGCGTCGCCGGCGGGGTGCTCGAGATCGGCTTCCTGCTGTCGGCCGTGCTGTACGTGCGCAACTTCTTCTCGCCGCTGCAGGAGGTGGCGTTCTTCCTGAACTCCTACCAGTCCGCCACGGCGGCGCTGGAGAAGGTGTCGGGCGTGCTCGAGGAGCAGCCCACGGTCCCCGACCCCAAGAACCCGGTCGACCTGTGGGAGGCCAAGGGTCACATCCGGTTCGACGACGTGGTGTTCGGCTACGCCCGCGACCGGGTGATCCTCCCGGACTTCTCGCTCGACATCCCGGCCGGGCAGACGATCGCGCTCGTGGGCACCACCGGGGCCGGCAAGTCGACGCTCGCCAAGCTGGTGTCGCGGTTCTACGACCCGACCGAGGGCGCTGTGACGCTCGACGGCGTGGACCTGCGCAACATGCATCCCAAGGACCTGCGCCGCGCGATCGTCATGGTCACACAGGAGGCCTACCTCTTCAGCGGCACGGTGGCCGACAACATCGCGCTCGGCAAGCCCGACGCGACGCTCGACGAGATCCGCGCGGCGGCCCGGGCGGTGGGGGCGGATGCCTTCATCGAGCGCCTCCCCGACGGCTACGACACCGACGTGAACAAGCGGGGCGGTCGCGTCTCGGCGGGGCAGCGCCAGCTGATCTCGTTCGCGCGGGCCTTCCTCGCCGACCCGGCGGTGCTCATCCTCGACGAGGCGACGGCCTCGCTCGACATCCCGTCGGAGCGTCAGATCCAGGACGCGCTGCAGACGCTGCTCGCGGACCGCACCGCGATCATCATCGCGCACCGCCTGTCGACGGTCGCGATCGCCGACCGCGTGCTGGTGATGGAGCACGGCCGCATCATCGAGGACGACACCCCCGAGGCGCTCATCGGCGGCGACGGCAAGTTCGCGCAGCTGCACGCGGCGTGGCGCGAGTCGCTGGTCTGA
- a CDS encoding N-acetylglucosamine kinase, with product MTTGVLAIDAGQTGIKVRVHGQDLVFPGIRTDEPLLPQLASVATAAIARTSVGVSVVTAGVSGLTTREADAAALLARIAEPAVREVVLAHDSTTSFLGALGDRRGAVVAAGTGVVTLAVGAERVARVDGWGYLLGDAGSGHWIGREALDAVMREFDGRGPATALRAVAEERWPDLSEAYIHIQSDPDHVQVLASFAAHVARLAGEGDLVSQRVTARAGAELAHSVETALRRVRTGAPDERFAVCAIGGVFRSPLLRDAFESHVAASELDVTVVDPLGHGIDGAVALAGLEPRHPLAHAVSTARA from the coding sequence ATGACCACCGGCGTTCTGGCGATCGACGCCGGGCAGACCGGCATCAAGGTGCGCGTGCACGGGCAGGACCTCGTGTTCCCCGGCATCCGCACCGACGAGCCGCTCCTTCCGCAGCTCGCATCGGTGGCGACCGCCGCCATCGCGCGCACCAGCGTCGGGGTGTCGGTGGTGACCGCCGGCGTCTCCGGACTCACCACGAGAGAAGCGGATGCCGCGGCCCTCCTCGCCCGGATCGCCGAGCCGGCCGTGCGCGAGGTCGTCCTGGCGCACGACTCCACGACGTCGTTCCTGGGCGCGCTCGGCGACCGCCGCGGCGCCGTCGTCGCGGCCGGCACCGGCGTGGTGACGCTCGCCGTCGGCGCGGAGCGCGTCGCCCGGGTCGACGGCTGGGGCTACCTCCTCGGCGACGCCGGCAGCGGTCACTGGATCGGACGCGAGGCGCTGGACGCCGTCATGCGCGAGTTCGACGGACGCGGCCCGGCGACCGCGCTGCGGGCGGTGGCCGAGGAGCGCTGGCCCGACCTCAGCGAGGCGTACATCCACATCCAGTCCGACCCCGACCACGTGCAGGTCCTCGCGTCGTTCGCCGCGCACGTCGCCCGCCTAGCCGGCGAGGGCGACCTGGTGTCGCAGCGCGTCACGGCCCGCGCCGGCGCCGAGCTCGCCCACAGCGTCGAGACCGCGCTGCGCCGGGTGCGCACCGGGGCGCCGGACGAGCGGTTCGCCGTCTGCGCGATCGGCGGCGTCTTCCGCTCGCCCCTGCTGCGCGATGCTTTCGAATCGCACGTCGCCGCCAGCGAGCTCGACGTCACCGTGGTCGACCCGCTCGGCCACGGCATCGACGGCGCCGTCGCGCTCGCAGGCCTCGAGCCGCGCCATCCCCTCGCCCACGCCGTGTCGACCGCGCGCGCCTGA
- a CDS encoding acetylxylan esterase → MPRFDLSPAELETYAPDVREPADFDAFWAATIADSRRTDAAPRLVPADTPFTLVDVYDVTFPGFGGDPVRAWLTLPAGAHAPLPAVVEFQGYGGGRGLAGERINWAVAGYAHLFMDTRGQGSGWGSGGDTLDPHGTGPSSSGFMTRGIEDPATYYYRRLYTDAVRAVDAVRALPQVDADRVAVCGASQGGGIALAAAALSDGLVAVMPDVPFLCHFERAVGLTDDDPYQEVVRYLSVHRGADERVFDTLSYFDGVNMARRADAAALYSVALMDTVCPPSTVYAAFNRHAAATKRIEVYTHNGHEGGQAYQFPKQAGFLATLV, encoded by the coding sequence GTGCCGAGATTCGACCTGTCGCCCGCCGAGCTCGAGACCTACGCCCCGGATGTCCGCGAACCCGCCGACTTCGACGCGTTCTGGGCTGCCACCATCGCCGACTCGCGGAGGACGGATGCCGCGCCCCGGCTGGTCCCGGCCGACACGCCGTTCACGCTCGTCGACGTCTACGACGTCACGTTCCCCGGCTTCGGCGGCGACCCGGTCCGTGCCTGGCTCACCCTCCCCGCCGGCGCCCACGCCCCGCTCCCGGCGGTCGTCGAGTTCCAGGGGTACGGCGGGGGCCGCGGGCTCGCGGGCGAACGGATCAACTGGGCGGTCGCCGGCTACGCGCACCTCTTCATGGACACCCGGGGCCAGGGCTCGGGGTGGGGATCGGGAGGCGACACGCTCGACCCCCACGGCACCGGTCCTTCGTCGTCCGGGTTCATGACGCGCGGCATCGAGGACCCCGCGACGTACTACTACCGCCGGCTCTACACCGACGCGGTGCGCGCCGTCGACGCGGTGCGCGCGCTCCCGCAGGTGGACGCCGACCGCGTCGCGGTGTGCGGCGCGAGTCAGGGCGGAGGTATCGCGCTCGCTGCCGCCGCGCTCTCGGACGGCCTGGTCGCCGTCATGCCCGACGTGCCGTTCCTGTGCCACTTCGAGCGCGCCGTCGGTCTGACCGACGACGACCCGTACCAGGAGGTCGTCCGCTACCTGTCGGTCCACCGCGGCGCCGACGAGCGCGTGTTCGACACCCTCTCGTACTTCGACGGCGTCAACATGGCGCGGCGAGCGGATGCCGCAGCCCTCTACTCCGTCGCGCTCATGGACACCGTCTGCCCGCCGTCGACGGTCTACGCGGCGTTCAACCGGCACGCCGCCGCGACGAAGCGGATCGAGGTGTACACGCACAACGGGCACGAGGGCGGTCAGGCGTACCAGTTCCCGAAGCAGGCCGGGTTCCTCGCGACGCTCGTGTGA
- a CDS encoding GNAT family N-acetyltransferase: protein MGDLRLVELSAATIVAVNNMSLKPGQEEFLSPVSYGIAATVVNPQTTWQRVVLDGDEVVAFVSGNFDPDDPQEHFRSVLWRINVDADDQGRGVGRFAVAGLLEEARNRGMDHVNVIYEAGEGGPQAFFERVGFTPVGETEYGEVIAEIRL from the coding sequence ATGGGTGACCTGCGACTCGTCGAACTGTCCGCCGCCACCATCGTGGCGGTCAACAATATGTCGCTGAAGCCCGGGCAGGAGGAGTTCCTCTCCCCCGTGAGCTACGGCATCGCCGCGACGGTCGTGAACCCGCAGACCACCTGGCAGCGCGTGGTGCTCGACGGCGATGAGGTCGTCGCCTTCGTGAGCGGCAACTTCGATCCCGACGACCCGCAGGAGCACTTCCGCTCTGTGCTGTGGCGCATCAACGTCGACGCCGACGACCAGGGTCGCGGCGTCGGGCGGTTCGCCGTCGCAGGCCTCCTGGAGGAGGCGCGCAACCGCGGCATGGATCACGTCAACGTGATCTACGAGGCCGGCGAGGGCGGCCCGCAGGCCTTCTTCGAGCGCGTGGGCTTCACACCGGTCGGAGAGACCGAGTACGGTGAGGTCATCGCGGAGATCCGCCTCTGA